In one window of Archocentrus centrarchus isolate MPI-CPG fArcCen1 chromosome 11, fArcCen1, whole genome shotgun sequence DNA:
- the nelfe gene encoding negative elongation factor E translates to MVVFPSSLTEEEEALQKKYAKLKKKKKALLALKKQSSTNQTNQSGLKRTLSDQPVVDTATATEQAKMLIKSGAISAIKSENKNSGFKRSRMLEIKLKDPEKGPVPAFLPFQRSVSTDEDQPESGKRAHRKSLYESFVSSSDRYRDEDEGGSMSSSRDMDRDRERERDRERDLDRERDRERDRDRDRDRDRGRDRDRERDRERERDRSRERDRDRDRDRERDRDGPFRRSDSYPERRGVRKGNTVYVYGSGLGEDNLRSAFSQHGNIIDLSMDNPRNCAFITFEKMESADQAVAELNGTTVGDVHIKVSIARKQPMLDAATGKSVWASLAVQNSTKGSYRDKRNQVVYSEDFLG, encoded by the exons ATGGTGGTGTTTCCGAGCTCGCTcacggaggaagaggaggctctGCAAAAGAAATATgctaaactgaagaaaaag AAAAAGGCACTGCTTGCCTTGAAGAAGCAGAGTTCAACGAACCAGACAAACCAGAGTGGCTTGAAACGGA CACTGTCAGACCAGCCTGTTGTTGACACGGCAACAGCAACAGAGCAAGCGAAGATGCTCATCAAGTCGGGGGCGATCAGCGCTATTAAATCTGAGAACAAAAACTCTGGATTTAAAAGATCTCGAATGCTGGAAATTAAGCTCAAG GACCCCGAAAAAGGCCCAGTTCCCGCTTTCTTACCATTCCAAAGGAGCGTCTCAACAGATGAAGACCAGCCTGAG tCTGGAAAAAGAGCTCACAGGAAGTCTCTGTACGAGAG CTTTGTTAGTTCAAGTGACCGATACCGGGATGAGGACGAAGGAGGCAGTATGTCATCCAGCCGGGACatggacagagacagagagagagagagagaccgtgAGCGAGATCTGGATAGAGAGCGggacagggagagagacagagaccgGGACAGAGATCGAGACCGAGGCAGGGACCGAGACAGGGAACGGGACcgggaaagagaaagagaccGAAGCAGAGAAAGAGATCGAGACCGGGACAGGGACCGGGAACGAGACAGAGATGGACCATTCAGAC GGTCAGACTCGTACCCAGAGCGCAGAGGGGTGCGAAAGGGCAACACGGTCTATGTTTATGGCTCTGGGCTCGGCGAAGACAACCTGCGCTCAGCTTTCTCTCAACACGGAAACATCATCGATCTCTCAATGGACAACCCACGCAA TTGCGCATTcatcacatttgaaaagatggAATCTGCAGACCAGGCTGTAGCTGAG TTGAATGGAACCACAGTGGGAGACGTACACATCAAAGTCAGCATCGCCAGGAAGCAGCCGATGCTGGATGCTGCCACTGGCAAATCTGTGTGGGCTTCACTGG ccGTGCAGAACAGCACCAAAGGCTCCTACAGGGACAAGAGGAACCAAGTGGTGTACAGTGAAGATTTCCTGGGATGA